A stretch of DNA from Oreochromis aureus strain Israel breed Guangdong linkage group 10, ZZ_aureus, whole genome shotgun sequence:
TTCTCTTGAATTTAAATGTTCAGCTGTTGACAGTTTCCTTACAGGTCATTTTGTCATGTCTGCGGGTGCTCTTCAGCTCAGCAACACAAAGCTGACAAAATgatttttactgatttttatttgttattagtcacaaaatataaaaaacatctcccctcaccacactccctgctggtaactgatggcctcaggggttggtgcattggtggttcttggtgtccaggggctgggcgctcaggtatgcaccagctcactcccggtggctacttggcggggcctggtgcctgtcgctcggtcaggcctcttccggggcaaagggggccctcgggcctccggcctcggggcctgcaactcggttcactctggcacagctggctgccggcagagccggcgggcatgccggtgcagccccctctggcttctgctccgtggctactgggtgacccctcgtctggggatctcctcagcccttcccaggagggtggcacggatgcccctccggtggtactccttgggctctcgcactctggggcctctggatgtctggagcctggatctcctccatgcctgcttcatgccctggggacggggctatggccctccacacctctagcagaccgttacatggggaaacctttttgtatacaagcgcgttgatccacacaggtgtgcacacgggtgttcactgttcgtagacataaactacacctttcttagctgctacttcaaagcagattgtgcgctgtctgtcctgcgtgctgcacaacaacattcaatatttagtatttactgctgttcacactcagctagattaatgtgatggtgttgtgtttagtatgttgctttgtttttttggttttttttgcttgctttctcttctttttctctcaacaggtgatccaggagatttttttttctctttgtctttgtaagtgccctttcgcactgtcccttttcccttctgtttttcttttccttcctctctttctttctccctttcctttcccccagtcatgtctgtcccatctgtaacaactgaaaattaaataataacaaagtttgatcaaatggaccaatgcggcaatgccatgatgatccatttggcaaaataaatccatttggtatccttgttggtcttcagacaacaattctgacggctaaagaaccaaatgggacagagaaaaaaaaaaaaaatatatatatatatataaaaaacatcaaaacagtgaagaaacaAAAAGCAGTCACGGTACAGAGGAGACTAACGAACCGAACACTAGGGGGCCGACATTAAAGCGACTCTTTACATTTAATGTTAGAAATCACAGAGAAACGCCACCAGATGAGGGGAGGAGTCAGAGAAAACACTTAACTGCAGCAGTTTACAGCTAAGTGTCCGAGTCACTAACAACATTTGAGCCACTTCAAAGACATCACCTGCTAAGAGCAGCTAACGGAGGCTAACAGTAGCTAAGAAAGGCATAAACAGGAGCACTTACTGACAGAAAAATTCAGCATATCCTCAGCATCTCAGTGTGGCTGTCATCAGTCAGCAGTGAGCATCACTGACTCGTATCCGactcctttcacaaagtttCACAGTTTCCTCTGGAGTAAACAGCTGTGGCTGCTCCACCCAGCATCGTGAGGTAAGCAATGCCCACAAGAGCGTTTCAGAGTTACAGATAtaactatatattttttatttatattatatattatattattaagaCATGTTCAAATATAGTGTGTACAAAAGCATTTTTATCCAAACAGAAGAAGCAACAGCCATTGGCTGTTAAGAAGCAACACAGCAGCTTAATGTGATGATGATTAAAAGTCACCCTCATGTGGTCAAACTGAAGTATTACACCATAAATATCATTTTATTAGCATTTCAAActtgttattaaattaaaacataagtttaaaattaatttgatCTCCAGAAGGTTGGACGTGTTATCAGCAGGCCAAGCTGGACCAATCAGAGGAGGACGTATTGGTTTAACCATCCAATAAATTATGtttctacattttattttagtttatcaGGTTCTTCCACTGAGCTGTGAAACAAATGAAGTTTTCCACAAAGTCAgcgtgaaaaaataaaaatgaatttttgacCCCGAAAAATGTATTGTAGTTGTTCCTTATTTAATGGTGATGGATTCATATTATtcatatgttttgttttctaagAAACAAAGTCTGACTTCATAAACGATTttagaaaatgaacaaaatcaacACAGGAAATACATTCATAGCACAAATGTTCTTCActataattaaaatgttttcgaattaataaaatgacatttataAAGTGACTATTAGAAGTAAGCAATCGTCAGTGCATCAACATAGAGCTGATGAAATAATATTAACTGAACAGATGGAAAATAAGAGCCGTCATAAAAGATCAAACAACTTTTTCCTCTGCACAATGTCGCACTGAGATGATGTAATAATCATAAATCTTTCATTACTGTGATGGTCCGCAAAAAACCCACTGCTATTACTTCACTCATAAACTCTCTGAATGTTGAATTcatccctcggcttttattattttctatcAGCTTTATTCTGATGTTGATTCAAAGTCTCCCCCTTCAGTGGTCAAACATGAGTATTACAGCAGTAAAACGaagtaaaactttatttgaCTGAATCTGTCTGCAGCAGGCAGAAGATTGACAGCAGGctaaaccaatcagaggagGGCAGTCCTGTAAACACCATCACATACGtcatatataaaataaagagtTTTTACCTCATGTTTGTGGTCCTTGAATAAAAGTTCAAACCTTATCAGTTATTTATGCTGAGTGGCTTTTCAAATACAGTTTCTGTTatcagaaacacatgaaataaaaaccctgaagagactccatttagcatttaatatTAACAAAGATGCATTAATGAATCTGAAAAAGTTTATTTAACAGAGTGCAGATGAAATACACGGAGTGTGTAATAAAGCTGGACCCTAACCCTAAACATCAAACCCAAACTGACTTTCTGGAGTTCAGTCAATTTGTACATTAACatcttaaaacaaacaaacagcaaatattttgATTATTACTGAAGAATTCAAAAACTTCAGTCCACCAACAAACACCgacaacaaaaacatgaatatttgtattttaatcaTTTCAGAAGTCAAGAGAGAGCCAAGAGTGATGGTGACGAGTTCATCATCAAATGCTGAACAaacttccatccatcctcttatcTTTATTAGGGTCACAGggggtggagcctatcccagctacacAGGGGGAGAGGCGCTTTACACCTGTACAGGTCTACAGCCTGTCGCAggagaaacataaaaacataaaaacagtttGGTGTTGATGAGAAAATCAAACTTGAACTGTTTGATTTCATACCTGCTGTGTGacaggaggtcagaggtcagcacaGGTGCTGAGTCAGCAGGtcccagaggcagcagcagcacaggagaGTCGAGCACGCCGCCAGACACGACTTCCTGCCGCCGCCTCGATCCTGCTGCTGATCCACCACGTAAACTGGaaggacaggaagttacatgacTGCAGGATGCGTACCCAGTACAACAATCAATTATGACGGCTCTACATGCacagttctttttgttttgggatctgtatgatgtcatagaGAGGAGAAATCCTTGTATAGCCATCAGAGAAGCCCCGCCTCCTGTTTGTgagggacagccaatcagaaaaccttgtttttcttgttttatatgtattttcttCTTTAGAGCAGAGTGGTTATGTGTTCAAGGTGGTCtgagcatgtgcagaggagggagggtggaggCTGAGgatggaggaaaagaggaagatttTTCCCCACTAtgacacataaacacagaactctgtgtttgtgctgaccCTGCCTGAGCTCTCTGTatcgtgacctttgacctgcctGCGTGTTTTGGTGGGTACGAGGCCCCTGGGGGCCCTTCGAGCCTGCCCTGGTAGGCCGACTGggtcccaaaggtgctctgtggGGTCATCGGAGCCATGTAACCTGGATGTTCATGGTAATAGGACTGAGGGAAggtctgcagaggaaacacGTGGTTACCATAGTAACATTGATGGTCATGTGACAGTTTGTTAATTTGaagaaaaatgttatttttatgcaGTCAAAGAATTTTTAAATCCTAAAACTGAAAGGTCATAAGTTTGTTTTTCTGGGTCATAAATGTCGCAGAAATATAAAACCAGAAGCTTCGTAATCTCTGAGtgatgatttgatttgatttgatatgatatacctttattagtcccacaaggggaaatttcataaggctgccgacctactgcacgcaatggcggcgccatcttaccctccgaccatacatacattacacaaaaacatcacatggggaagacaggtcagaggggtataacaatggaacatgcaccacatgaggaaagataaggagaaaaaaaataactcctcccagactccaacagggagatcagtttgagaacagaaaaaaaacacctctgcacatagcacatgaaaaaaaaaaaaaaaaggatgctgCAGCAGTGCATGCTGGGTACCTGGTACGGAGAGCTGGGGAAGACACCAGGCTGACAGGCGAGAGCTGTAAAGAAACAACAGGATCAATACTTAaaccaggggtccgttcttcgtacctcgctaagtaagttagccggatttgattgttgacgatttcgcgtgatcttggatcgttcggttctccgaagctcatccgggacttgctgtcatagcaacacatccgtaagcgtaaacctgctcgggagcaggtttactttatgtaaacaggattagatcgcggccactcaggtatgtccgcttcatttatacgaaagcaacagcgatatttcgccactgtttgtccataaataaatattatcaatgtaactaaagataatgcagtatttgattcttttattgatttcatacagatacatacaggtcatttccgaaaaaaagcgAATTGTACtagtaatcattctattacatgtatttgattatttcagatgtaattcatattttagagtagtaatagtcaattacttcgtgtaatcaagatgagagaccacgactataaaagcgaaggtggatttgggaagtctgtcgcagccatgtcctgtctgtttgtacgcgagcaaggaaggtgcaagattgataaggagagtttacagaatttagcggatattgcgggatagacaggatcctttagctcagcgcgacagtgtgctcatagagagatatcgattctcccgtgagggtattatttactttctctctctctctctctctctctctatatatatatatatatatatatatatatatatatatatcccaacttactgtgcatgcttcagtcaccccttgcatgggaacaggtaaaagtgatggagtgttatgtcaaactacacacaaaaaacccacaatgtcaataaatgtcacagtacaaaaagccgggatgtgacgagggggtgcaggaccaccacctgtctttatttgctctgcccttttcttggttgctgttataaacaaacaaacagattatttcagggtctcttttcaagagactaaaagcaatataagtgataaatattaccattctgtagaatattcttatatttcacttttacttgttcccatgttctagtgggtcctgttgtggctctaatgtgaaagaggatataatgtaatataatataataaattacttacgagtttaatttgtcagcaactttctgccagccctctctccttgcttttgcagcctttgcagtgttcccttgcgttttaattaaactctgaaactcctgatatccctcaatcaagagttcttggtctgctgccgtgagaTACTGCGCgcactccttcgacatcttcgccgaccaatcacagggttgccgatcaatgtttctactatcgatgcgtagccccttttaagccacccagtgatctcagattacttcatccagctatactaatcgtcaacaacaggtgtgttcggagaaccggattagcgagctcaaagttagcgcgatgatttgatcttggatgtagtaagcgaggtacgaagaacgggcccctggaGTCTGAGaattgaaaacacctgaatgacTCAGATTCTGCAGGTTTCCTGAACTGAATTCTTCTCTCCCAGCAGCCTGTGAACGCACCTCAGCCGCCTGTGTGCCCACTTCCACCCTACTCCACACCCTgtataaacaatatatacgcggcgttttttcctcaatagtttcgtcatgtttactgtctaaggacagcgctagcaagcactctgtgcttatgagcaaaaaataaaaaaacaaaaccaaatcaGCCCGTTCATGTTGGTGGTAAAATGCatcatgtcgaccaatcaaaagtgatatggcaacatgacatttggatgtttaggaagagggggaagttttaggagtgacagcgagagagagagtgagttttgagatgtgagatttgtgacgtttagcgtgtttgttgtgtgtacttaatgtgttgtcttgtatagttagtgtgtagtgttgtggatagttttgtgttgtgtgtcagaacaatgaggcgactgctgtgtATAGTTTATAgtctttatagtggacagaaatatttggcacaaataatttgtgtggcatcttattgaatgcagaacagctgattgttattTAAATATGGTTGGTaaatggttataaaaaaaaggggtaaaaggtaaatggctgcaaataactttgttgtttgcaaaacttgtgcaaagattttaaaattgacaatttatattttcatttaaagttatgaaatatgattcattaaagatgtttgtggttgttacagtaaaaatactttttctactctgattttatgttttttgtctgattttatatcagttgtgttaatacagtcaaaatgtaaacatgactgtaaattcagacacgtgaggttgtgctgaaaacaatgataccaaacaaggcaaataaatagtttttaaaggtgaaatgtggagagaaaatcaaaagtagttaaaatggccgattataccctggaccccagagggttaaacatttttttaaagtaacgcattagttacttttcaagtaattaattacttttagaatcttgtaactcagttactaactcagttacttttttgaagaagtaactataatCAATtacttttcaaagtaacttgcccaacactattaattactgattacttctctataaaagtaatcccgttactttactgattacttattttcaaaagtaattagctACTtcgttacttagttactttttaaaaacacgatttacaacctgaataggtaataaaacgatagatctttcagcccaattctactttttatgcataatccatcatataaatgtaatcaaatgaaaaagtctctttttaaaatgtgttttattagttttaatcttttagctttatgcacattgcatcaagcaaaaatgtaattatatacaacagtctttgacttgaagaacatttaaacctatgttctgcatattccagcagataaaataaaatcatttttgtgtttacactctttcaaatagatgcaagtaaaacacagcagaaaataaataaaatcaaagactcagcagctctgagtcctgtcgctcttaaatctGTTGTCACCTTTTTTGTCAggagtggggcgggtggaggtttgcccggtGCCACAGCCATCATGTCAGTGGGAGGATCcgggagtttctctgtgaatgtcaCATTCTCGTGgcagcgcactcggtgcttgctctgaagtttagggggtttttcgctgtaaaaagaagttttcttcccacgcagagtgaagagcggacgctaatgtttgtgtcactttttacagaatcaaactcaaagtaaggtcagtccttccacactttaaacgctgcacggtcGTATGCTCTcccgcactccatattatccattattgatctgcacacgtctgttaCCACGAACGTTGCACGCACttatgtcattgtcatgagacagtaacgcagtaacgcagcgtgcttacgggaaagtaacagtaatctactactcgttacttgaaaaaagtaatctcattacagtaacgcgttacttggtGATGGCACATGCCAACCTTTGACCTCTGTGGCTGCGAGTTTTGTGTCTTTCAGAGTAAAACTTGTGCAGCACTGTTGTACACAGGAAGTGATCTCAAAGATAAAAGAGGACAGACCTGGAGAGATGGCGGGGGCCGAGGGTCCCTCGGGGAAGTGAGGACGGTACGGCGGAGGCTCGGCGCTCATCCTGGAGGGACGGTTGGCTGATGGTGTCGCTgtaggagaggagagcagagacACTGAGCCGCTGTCTGGGCGTGGATGCTGTGCTGACGCGTCTCGTGATTCAGAGTCAGGTCAGTGAATGCTGCCTCACAGCTCCATAATCCAATCTGCTCTCACAGACCTCCACCTCTCTGccaacactgtttttattcacGCTCAGGATTGTTGGTGTCAGCTGAGCCTTATTTACCGTCTGCATAGCACAAAACTTCCAGCTGAGACACAAATAAGCTTTCAGATGTTTGAACGGGGACTCAGTGTTTCCCATAATTACTTAGTCGTCATTACTTTATTATCAGACAACTTTTAGCAGAAAGTTCATTTTAACCAAATAACCAGACTCCATTCACGAATCCTGCAATTTAAGGTTTTACAAGCTATCCTAAGAATTCCAAACTAATTAATTTTACACTTCTGGAATTTTACAGTTTCAAAGTGTCGTCTCTTCAGTTCGTCTCTGTTTAACCCGCCTCACTGCAAAAAAACGTCAGAATCCAGGAAACTTTGACCTCAGTCTGCTGCCTGCCTGTTAGAAACATGCAGTCATCACAGAGCCTTTAAACGTGTGGTTTTTAAATGGAGTCTGGTGTGACAGAATCTGAACTCACCTTCCAGCTGAAGACAAACTTCTGCTAAAGCATTGATTTTCTCTCCGGTGAGCTGACAGACGACTGACGGACTGAGGCGAGCTGACAGCTGTCAGAGGCAGAGGCGGTGAGGTCAGAggtctcctc
This window harbors:
- the LOC120442238 gene encoding cysteine-rich and transmembrane domain-containing protein 1-like, with amino-acid sequence MTSLACQPGVFPSSPYQTFPQSYYHEHPGYMAPMTPQSTFGTQSAYQGRLEGPPGASYPPKHAVYVVDQQQDRGGGRKSCLAACSTLLCCCCLWDLLTQHLC